The Streptomyces sp. NBC_01268 genome segment CCGGCAGGAGAGGCTTGGGCATGCTCGAGGTCATGGGGCGCAGGCGGGTGCCCTCGCCACCGGCCATCACGACGGCCTTCATGTCGGAAGCGTCCTCCTTGAAGAGACGACGGTCCTGCCGACTTCACCTGCCCGCTGTTCGGCCCTCGGGCGTCCTCGTTCCTGCCGGCGACGCTGCACGGCACGGGACGGACGGGCTCAATCGGCCGCGGTATCCGCCTTCACGAGTCGACGGACCTGGACCACGTAGAGGATCCCTGCCCACCAATACAGAGTTGTACCCCATCCGGCGAAGGCCCACCCGAAAACTTCAGCGAGTGACGAAAGCCAGCCGGTTCCGTCACTAAGCAGCAGCAACGGGAACGCGTACATCAGGTTGAAAGTGGCGGCCTTCCCGAGGAAGTTCACCTGCGGCGGCGGATACCCGTGCCGACGGAGGATTCCCACGGCGACCAGCAGCATCAGTTCACGGGCCAGCAGCGCGGCGGTCAGCCAGAGCGGAAGGATCTCGCGCCAGGTGAGTCCGACGAGCGTGGAAAGGATGTACAGCCGGTCGGCGGCCGGATCGAGCAGCCGGCCGAGGTTGCTGATCTGATTCCAGCGGCGGGCCAGCTTCCCGTCGAGATAGTCGCTGACACCACTCAGGGCCAGGACGAGCAGGGCCCAGCCGTCGCTGTTGGGTCCGCCGAACACAGGTCGGAGGATCAGCCACAGGAAGAGCGGCACGCCGACGAGGCGAGCCATGCTGAGGATGTTGGGGATGGTGAGGACCCGGTCCGTCTGAACGCGAGTCTCCTGGACCTCCACCCGGGGGCCTCCTGTGGGAGCGATGTGACGATGTGCCCCATGACCTTACCCGCAGCCACGGGCATGCGATGCACAGGGGGTCCGTAAACGCAGAAAAGCCCCGCACCATGAATGGTGCGGGGCTTTCCCACAATGATTGTTCGGCGGCGTCCTACTCTCCCACAGGGTCCCCCCTGCAGTACCATCGGCGCTGAAAGGCTTAGCTTCCGGGTTCGGAATGTAACCGGGCGTTTCCCTAACGCTATGACCACCGAAACACTATGAAGTTGAACTCAAGCCGCACCCCTCAGGGGGCGAGTTCGTTACTTCAGAACTAACACAGTGGACGCGAGCAACTGAGGACAAGCCCTCGGCCTATTAGTACCGGTCAGCTCCACCCATTACTGGGCTTCCACATCCGGCCTATCAACCCAGTCGTCTACTGGGAGCCTTACCCTCTCAAGGAGGTGGGAATACTCATCTCGAAGCAGGCTTCCCGCTTAGATGCTTTCAGCGGTTATCCCTCCCGAACGTAGCCAACCAGCCATGCCCTTGGCAGGACAACTGGCACACCAGAGGTTCGTCCGTCCCGGTCCTCTCGTACTAGGGACAGCCCTTCTCAATATTCCTACGCGCACAGCGGATAGGGACCGAACTGTCTCACGACGTTCTAAACCCAGCTCGCGTACCGCTTTAATGGGCGAACAGCCCAACCCTTGGGACCGACTCCAGCCCCAGGATGCGACGAGCCGACATCGAGGTGCCAAACCATCCCGTCGATATGGACTCTTGGGGAAGATCAGCCTGTTATCCCCGGGGTACCTTTTATCCGTTGAGCGACGGCGCTTCCACAAGCCACCGCCGGATCACTAGTCCCGACTTTCGTCCCTGCTCGACCCGTCGGTCTCACAGTCAAGCTCCCTTGTGCACTTACACTCAACACCTGATTGCCAACCAGGCTGAGGGAACCTTTGGGCGCCTCCGTTACCCTTTGGGAGGCAACCGCCCCAGTTAAACTACCCATCAGACACTGTCCCTGATCCGGATCACGGACCGAGGTTAGACATCCAGCACGACCAGAGTGGTATTTCAACGGCGACTCCACCATGACTGGCGTCACGGCTTCAAAGTCTCCCACCTATCCTACACAAGCCGAACCGAACACCAATATCAAACTGTAGTAAAGGTCCCGGGGTCTTTCCGTCCTGCTGCGCGAAACGAGCATCTTTACTCGTAGTGCAATTTCACCGGGCCTATGGTTGAGACAGTCGAGAAGTCGTTACGCCATTCGTGCAGGTCGGAACTTACCCGACAAGGAATTTCGCTACCTTAGGATGGTTATAGTTACCACCGCCGTTTACTGGCGCTTAAGTTCTCAGCTTCGCCCTGTCGAAACAGAGCTAACCGGTCCCCTTAACGTTCCAGCACCGGGCAGGCGTCAGTCCGTATACATCGCCTTACGGCTTCGCACGGACCTGTGTTTTTAGTAAACAGTCGCTTCTCGCTGGTCTCTGCGGCCACCCCCAGCTCACGGAGTAAATCCGATCACCAGACGTGGCCCCCCTTCTCCCGAAGTTACGGGGGCATTTTGCCGAGTTCCTTAACCATAGTTCACCCGAACGCCTCGGTATTCTCTACCTGACCACCTGAGTCGGTTTAGGGTACGGGCCGCCATGAAACTCGCTAGAGGCTTTTCTCGACAGCATAGGATCATCCACTTCACCACAATCGGCTCGGCATCAGGTCTCAGCCTTAATGTGTGACGGATTTGCCTACCACACGGCCTACACCCTTACCCCGGGACTACCACCGCCCGGGCTGGACTACCTTCCTGCGTCACCCCATCGCTTACCTACTACCACCTTGGGTCAGCGGCTCCACCACTCCCCTTTGCCCGAAGGCTCCAGGGCGGCTTCACGGCCTTAGCATTAATGGGCTCGATATTGGGCGTTTCAAAGCGGGTACCGGAATATCAACCGGTTGTCCATCGACTACGCCTGTCGGCCTCGCCTTAGGTCCCGACTTACCCTGGGCAGATCAGCTTGACCCAGGAACCCTTAGTCAATCGGCGCACACGTTTCTCACGTGTGTATCGCTACTCATGCCTGCATTCTCACTCGTGAACCGTCCACAACTCGCTTCCGCGGCTGCTTCACCCGGCACACGACGCTCCCCTACCCATCACAGCACCCGTTGGGGCTTATTGCTGCAATGACACGACTTCGGCGGTACGCTTGAGCCCCGCTACATTGTCGGCGCGGAATCACTTGACCAGTGAGCTATTACGCACTCTTTCAAGGGTGGCTGCTTCTAAGCCAACCTCCTGGTTGTCTCTGCGACTCCACATCCTTTCCCACTTAGCGTACGCTTAGGGGCCTTAGTCGATGCTCTGGGCTGTTTCCCTCTCGACCATGGAGCTTATCCCCCACAGTCTCACTGCCGTGCTCTCACTTACCGGCATTCGGAGTTTGGCTAAGGTCAGTAACCCGGTAGGGCCCATCGCCTATCCAGTGCTCTACCTCCGGCAAGAAACACACGACGCTGCACCTAAATGCATTTCGGGGAGAACCAGCTATCACGGAGTTTGATTGGCCTTTCACCCCTAACCACAGGTCATCCCCCAGGTTTTCAACCCTGGTGGGTTCGGTCCTCCACGAAGTCTTACCTCCGCTTCAACCTGCCCATGGCTAGATCACTCCGCTTCGGGTCTTGAGCGTGCTACTGAATCGCCCTATTCGGACTCGCTTTCGCTACGGCTTCCCCACACGGGTTAACCTCGCAACACACCGCAAACTCGCAGGCTCATTCTTCAAAAGGCACGCAGTCACGAGACATAGCAAGCTACGTCCGACGCTCCCACGGCTTGTAGGCACACGGTTTCAGGTACTATTTCACTCCGCTCCCGCGGTACTTTTCACCATTCCCTCACGGTACTATCCGCTATCGGTCACCAGGGAATATTTAGGCTTAGCGGGTGGTCCCGCCAGATTCACACGGGATTTCTCGGGCCCCGTGCTACTTGGGTGTCTCTTAAACGAGCCGCATGAATTTCAGCTACGGGGGTCTTACCCTCTACGCCGGACCTTTCGCATGTCCTTCGCCTATCCATACGGTTTCTGACTCGTCTCACAGCCGGCAGACTGTGAAAAAGAGATCCCACAACCCCGCATGCGCAACCCCTGCCGGGTCTCACACGCATACGGTTTGGCCTCATCCGGTTTCGCTCGCCACTACTCCCGGAATCACGGTTGTTTTCTCTTCCTGAGGGTACTGAGATGTTTCACTTCCCCTCGTTCCCTCCACATGCCCTATGTGTTCAGGCATGGGTGACAGCCCATGACGACTGCCGGGTTTCCCCATTCGGAAACCCCCGGATCAAAGCCTGGTTGACGGCTCCCCGGGGACTATCGTGGCCTCCCACGTCCTTCATCGGTTCCTGGTGCCAAGGCATCCACCGTGCGCCCTTAAAAACTTGGCCACAGATGCTCGCGTCCACTGTGTAGTTCTCAAGCAACGACCAGCCACCCATCACCCTGATCCAAAGAATCAAGTTCACTGGGGCCAGCATCGCGAAGGTTCGACCAACCGGCCGTACCCTCAGATACCCAACAACGTGCCAAGCGTGAGCCCCGTCCGCATCATTCCGTTCCACGCCGAAGCAGTACTAGGAAGACCATCAGGTCACTCACGCCAACTAATCAACGTTCCACCCATGAGCTGACCGTGCAGAACGTTTGCCTGCAATCGGTACTGTGCTCCTTAGAAAGGAGGTGATCCAGCCGCACCTTCCGGTACGGCTACCTTGTTACGACTTCGTCCCAATCGCCAGTCCCACCTTCGACAGCTCCCTCCCACAAGGGGTTGGGCCACCGGCTTCGGGTGTTACCGACTTTCGTGACGTGACGGGCGGTGTGTACAAGGCCCGGGAACGTATTCACCGCAGCAATGCTGATCTGCGATTACTAGCAACTCCGACTTCATGGGGTCGAGTTGCAGACCCCAATCCGAACTGAGACCGGCTTTTTGAGATTCGCTCCGCCTCGCGGCATC includes the following:
- a CDS encoding CDP-alcohol phosphatidyltransferase family protein, whose translation is MEVQETRVQTDRVLTIPNILSMARLVGVPLFLWLILRPVFGGPNSDGWALLVLALSGVSDYLDGKLARRWNQISNLGRLLDPAADRLYILSTLVGLTWREILPLWLTAALLARELMLLVAVGILRRHGYPPPQVNFLGKAATFNLMYAFPLLLLSDGTGWLSSLAEVFGWAFAGWGTTLYWWAGILYVVQVRRLVKADTAAD